The Salmo salar chromosome ssa02, Ssal_v3.1, whole genome shotgun sequence genome segment TGTACGGGCAGAGCCCCCTTCACTCTGGCTGGCTGTTGTCTTCAGTCCGCTGCTGCCATGGACGGGTTTTCTCCCCTGTCGCAGCTTGATGAGCTTGAGGATCCATTTAGGCCTCTGCTGCTGGCTCCATTTCTTTTCTAGCTCCTTTCttttaatttctttctttttgATATCTTCCAATAATtgtatttcttgtttttttatgttATTCAGCTGCTTCTCTGTCAGGGGGAAGCCAATCATCCTCACGATCATCCTGATTTCATTGCGGTTGCTGGAGTCAACAAGCATGATGGACTCATATAGGACTTTAGCCTTTTGGAACTTTGGGGCGTGGTACAGGTCAGCAGTAGCCCTGTGAGTGGCTTTTCCCTTTGATGGAGGTGTTGCTTTGCTGTTACTACTGGACACCAGAGACTTGACCTCTAGGCCTCTGTCACTTTGGAGCCTGGGGTTCTCTGACTTGTATGCTATGGATATCTGTAAATTGGAGAGCGAGAGAATATTCTGAGTTTACAAACAGGTTGAATTTACACTAAATACATGAATATCTTGATTTGGAAGGCTGAGGGTGAACTTTGACCAGTACTGAACATTTTAAAGCACTTTTTTAGAATGGCTTTAACAGGCAAAACCAGTCCACTTTGACTAACATTTTAGGATAAAAGTAGCTTAAACTTGTTTATTGTAaagaatacaaataataataatactcacCGTTTCCATTTCAGGCATTTATATGTTGAAATTGCTTTCAATTAAAGTTTGTTGATAAAACAGTTATTTTAGGTTTGATCTGTAGCTATGTTTATTCCATATTCTGTGCTTTTCCAAATATTCTGGAACGATGCATCATAATGGAGGTGCGTATATAATAGTCTTTGGGAGCGTCCATTCCTAGTATCTCGCAGCTTTGCTGTCATATGATTTGTTTCAGGTATCAAGGTGCAAGATTATCCAGATCCCtccaaataaataatataaatatagttttttttgtgttattttgtttgtttgttttacaaAAACAACCACGacaaataatataataaataatcTGTGTGCGTACGTGCAATTGTCAATGTTTCCTCCATTGATTAAAACCACAACTGTTAGAAAACAACCTGGTGAATCAACTTgaaatattgtgtgtgtggttAATAACACAAACATTTACTGTAGGCTGCTGTGAATTGAATAGTCTACCCTTTCACTGCTGATAGCAGGCCCACTGTACCTGAGGTAGGATCTCTAATTCTATGGGGAAATTAATTGGGGATGGATTTATCTGTGACACGCGGGAAAGGGCGCTGTAAATTATTTTTGAGATTTACTTAGCTCCCTAGCTTTTCATGTCACCAAATGCCTATTTGCGGGTAAGTGACACCAATAAAGTTACTAAATTTGAAAGGTCAATGTACTGTCGACCTAGAAAGTCGGGCGTCCATTttttaaacacacaaacacacaaggttACTTGTTGAAAAATATACGTCGTTTGTCAGCAagctaataacaacaacaacacaagctAGCTACCAAAACAACTACTTCAGGGTCATTAGCGTGACTTGTATCATACGATTATTTTAGCTAATAAGAAACGTTTTCTATAGCTGTGTTGACTTGGTTGTGCTTGTTGTATTGCAACCGAGAAAGCGGCACCACTAGCCTGCTAGATAAAAACAGCTAGCTAGATAGTAGCTTGAATTGCACACAAATGGGACACATACGTTAGCTGTTTTACTCGGCTATATACATTTTGTCTAGCTAGTAACAACTGCAAATATTTCATCCTATTGTCTTATTCTATGACAAAGTACAATTTACTGTCTGCTAACGTTAGCCCCCGCTCATGTAACTGTAACGTTAAACTGTTGTGTTCATTCAGGCCTCGATGCATGAAAGCCCAGAAACGCAAATCGAGCACCCCAAAACCACGGCCCATGTGTTCTAAAGCCTTAAAGAGGGTTGAGACAACCTGTGCCCCCAGATCTCCAATGGTGGTCCACTCTGCACTCTCTCTGTTAATAGACATATCTCAATTTCCACCCCTGCTAAGGGAAAGGGCATTGGGGTGACGGTCCCAGATGGGCTGTCACAAAGGAGACACTCCCAGGTTCAAGCAGAGAACCATTGCTTCATGTACGGAGGGATGAGAAAGGgaatggggaagagagagggatgacaagtAACACAGTGTGTTTTGCTGAGATATGAAGGGATATGGGAGTTTGTGTGCAAGGGCATTTAATTGGTTTTACATGCTTCAGTGGTGGGAATGTGATCATCTCCTATCTCATTGTTAAATCTTTGTATTGTGTCTGCTGCAGGCCAGCTTAAGAATGGGGAGGATTGCCAGCTATCTCCCAGCCCCTCCgaggcagaggaggaggataCAGAACTGGGCCTGGTAATCACCTTAGGTGAGCTTCTCAACTCTGCTTCTTGTGACACGCCGAATAGACAAGAACAATTCTCTGCCCTTTGaacatttggttgtgcatcagcagtttttcctcTTATGTcactcactcaattagcccatgtcagaattcttttttttaaattgtaagttattctagccagctatctaacttgtagtaatcatggtcaaattaccAACCTGGGGGCCCCTATTCAAAtaaaatctaatgtatttatgtcacaaagtgcttatacagaaacccagcctaaaaccccaaatagcaagcaatgcaatgtatattttgtttgtcactctcactcagatatcatattcaaAACTGCAATCATTTCTCTTCACCTTAGAATTAGCTGTAAAGCTGCAGTTATTttttctctgccccatggcatttattttttacatttgcatgaAATTATTTATTAAATTTCCAAATCTTGTCTTCGCCCCAtgacaaaatatgtagaattgctgCAAACTTGCTTTCCAACCCCTTGGCAAAATGtgtggaattgcaggaaattagctctcTCCACTGTCAAGAGGGGGGCCGCTAAAAGGTTTTGCTCCCAACAATTTCACGTAGGGCCCCCAAAAGTCTAGGGCTGGCTCTGACTGcgtgtgtgtgggtatggatgttgTTATTCAGACCCGTGAGccactgcagcccctcatgaGTTGCTTATACCTGCTCTATAGGAAGTGGGCATACCCACCATTTTGGAAACACTGAACCAGATTTCTAGTGTATGAGAATTGGGTTTCTGTTTTGATTACTTACTTCCGTCTGAAGATGGAGAGGATTTTGGGGGCCAGAGGCTGACAACGAGGAAGAGCGCTTTAGACAATGGGCAGGAAGAGGGACACTCCGCGGCTGGAAAAAGGTCATCAGAAGATTCATCCAGTGACAGCGATGAGGATGAGTTTGAGCAGCTGGATATGGATCTGGAGAGGAAGTCACAGCAACACAACTTGACCTCCGTCAATGTCCGGACCATCCTTCATGTGAGTTACCTGGAGTCTCAATCCGGTCAAAAGAGGGGTTAATGCTAACTGCTAAGTACTAATGTTAGTGTTGAACATTTTTGACTGACACCTGTGAATGTTGCCCTCAGTAGGTGATAACCAACGAGCATGTAGTGGCCATGATGAAAGCAGCCATCCAGGAGACGCAGGACCTAGCCCTATTTGTGAGCGTCAACTTACAGCAAGTTATACTGACAGTACAACTCAGAAATTGGTTGCTAATATCACTTGCAAGTTTTTAATgatttctctctctgcctgaatTCAATGTTTTTATCTTCTATTTGCATCCCTCAGGAGCCCAAGATGACCCGCTCCAGACTGAAGGAGGTGGTAGAAAAGGGGGTGGTGGGTTTCCAGTAACACAACTTGCAGCTCGCTACCTCTTAATATCCTTTCCTGgattcatctcaatagtctaaagcgGCTTCCTCTCCTCTTGCAGAGCATCCCCACCTGGAATATTTATCCTATCAAAAGGGCCCTTGAAGTGAAGGTATGTCCCTGTCACACAAAGTGCTAGTGTCATGTGAAATACTTTATTACTCCTCACTGTTGTGTGTAGTCTGTTGCTTTGTCTCTCTGTTTCGCTCCTTCCCTCTCATCTCGCTCCCTACTTCCTCTCCCCAGCCCCCCCAGTTTGTAGACATCcctctggaggaggaggaggactccTCTGATGAAGAGTACTGCCCCGATGAGGAGACTGCAGAGGAGGTGAGGAAGAGCTCCATCTCTGCTCCGTTAGTCAATTAATTTTTGTTCAATCAGTCAAAAGGGTGTGCTATGTGACTACAATGTCATGCCTGTGACATTGTCGTTTCAGACGTTTTGGAGCGACGTGGACAGCACAGGCTCGTTGCCACAGTGTGCCCGAGGGGCGCTGCCCAGGACCCCTGGACACTGAGTGTGAAGACAGATTTGacagtctcagacaggtaacacacTGCACCTCTGCATTTGGCATTTGATTGAAAGTTATCGAAATGATTGGGGGGGAAATAATGCAAAATTTTtgtcacaagtacagtgaaatgcctttcttgacaGCTCTCAACcgaacaatgcagtaatcaatacaaATGTAATACTAAAGATAActtaaggtagaacaaaaacacatgagaaatagaaataagaagGAAGTAAacctactatatacagggtcagagttAACTGACTGAGTTAATGTTTACAATGTGCACTGGATGAGTAAGAGTTTACTGTAATGTTGGTATTGGTTTATGTTTAGAAGCCGAGGTAGCCCAGACATCTGAGGGTGGAGACTGTTCCTATGGGGCCCCCTCCTCCACTGGCCCCACCCGGCCCCTCAGGGCCCAAGACGGCACCTTCCTGGAGAAGCTTCACGCAGTGGAGGAAGAGCAGGAACTCAGACCCATCTGCACCGAACCCTTCCAGGTATTGAAACTGTTTAACTATTAATGGGTTGCACTTCCATCACTTAGTCGCGTCGTTGCCATTATTATGAACCTTCTACAGACGCCGCAGCCATATTTGTGCCCGACTGATGCCAAGTCATTTTGGACGGCGGCTAATTACACTACAGTGGCTTGGAAATAGAATGACAGTGCtatagtagaaaaataatgaGTCGAAAAAAACTTTTCCATCATAATCTCGTCAAACTTACTTTAGAGATAGGGCTATGTTTGCATTAGCTAGCAAAGTTTGTCAAAAATAGCCAGCTAAAATTCAGTGCTGTCCCCTCAatcatggctagctagctaaagttatacggcatctaaagtcaatctggcgacGTCACAATTatgacaaaaggttttcctactaattatttgcttCCTTTTGAATTGTCACTGTGTTTTCAAGCCACTGTAATGCACTTTGATGAAATCTTCATCACCACTATTGACAATGCATTGAGTAGAACGTTCATTCGGGCATCAGTCCTCAAGAGAAcgttcaaaacaatattgtgatgAAATGTGCAACCCATGAATACTAGCAGACTATTCAGCTATACCAGGAAATCACCAGACTCTTATCGGGACACTATTCAGCCATATCAGGACCAAAGTCAATGTGAATATCTTTCTTCATTGGTTCCATCTATCTGTTTCCAGCCTTTGACTGGAGGTGCAGGGTTTAGCCTGGTGGCGTGTCGTACCCGCTCCAAACGGATCCTGAGGAACGTGCCCCTGGGCAAGCTGGAGGCGGAGCTACATGCCCCTGACATCACGCCTGACATGTACGACTACAGCTTGGCCCTGGAGGACCGCGAGTGGCTGCAGGGCCTCATGACATCTGACATGGAGAATGACGGTTAGGATTCAAAGAAAGGGATAATGAGGGAGGGTTCAAGGATGGGCAGTGTACTATTGAAATGGAATGGTCCAACCATGTAGAAACCGATGCAACAGGATTTTACGCTGTTGCTTAAGGAACACATCATTCTCAAAAATGGGCCATGGATTCATTTTTTCTGGAGCAAATACTTTATTAGTGAAATACACCAAAAAGTTGGCACTCCTCCAAACACTGAAAAGTGTCAAGCAGGCAGTAGGAGACAGATGGAGCTGCatttaacctgtgtgtgtgtacatgttttacgggaggtgtgtgtgtgtagctggttTAATTGCTCTCTGTCTGTTTGCTCTGTCATGTTTTGCTCATTTTGACCTTTCCCCCACTGCTCTGCTCCTGTTTGTCTCCCCCACTCTGCCTCATCTCTCCCGCTTCTTCTTCACTCGTTATGGTTGTGTGTGTTGACAGCCCTTTTACCCTTAGGCCATTTACCTTTCTTCACTTTGAAatagtttaaaataaatgtttctgtgtgtctctcgctacctccgccttctc includes the following:
- the LOC106580547 gene encoding uncharacterized protein, which encodes MPEMETISIAYKSENPRLQSDRGLEVKSLVSSSNSKATPPSKGKATHRATADLYHAPKFQKAKVLYESIMLVDSSNRNEIRMIVRMIGFPLTEKQLNNIKKQEIQLLEDIKKKEIKRKELEKKWSQQQRPKWILKLIKLRQGRKPVHGSSGLKTTASQSEGGSARTSDKATSNKGQKRTASQMKGESSCTLEAPGRGQKRAASQMEQVELNSFIRFFNIPPSQKKLRVIDIYSYVFAPSHIADHTYARKNSS